A genome region from Clostridium pasteurianum includes the following:
- a CDS encoding alpha/beta hydrolase produces MKGNIHKIKIGNFNCEIYLPEGYDSSNEKYSVVYINGEGNISEIMGKIEPYFHSECKTFITIGIEAQNWNSNYTPWPAPALTKKTEEFKGEANIYLHKLIYEIKPFIDENYRTKSEPYNTALIGYSLAGLAALYALYKTSIFGRIGSISTSMWYDGWIEFMEENSPLNKNAKVYISLGKAEEKSRNQRMAKVGDCTRKAFNILRDELQAQENLILQWNNGGHFTEIPKRFQSALIWLMK; encoded by the coding sequence TAAAATCAAGATAGGTAATTTTAATTGTGAAATATACCTTCCAGAAGGGTATGATTCTTCAAATGAAAAATATTCTGTAGTATATATAAATGGTGAGGGTAATATAAGTGAAATTATGGGTAAAATTGAGCCGTATTTTCACTCTGAATGTAAGACATTTATAACTATCGGAATTGAAGCACAAAATTGGAACTCGAATTACACACCTTGGCCGGCACCTGCTTTGACAAAGAAAACAGAAGAATTTAAAGGAGAGGCCAATATATATTTACATAAGCTTATTTACGAAATAAAACCTTTTATAGACGAAAACTATAGAACCAAGTCGGAACCATATAATACTGCACTAATAGGATATTCTTTGGCAGGACTTGCTGCACTATATGCACTTTATAAAACTTCAATCTTTGGCAGGATTGGCAGTATTTCAACTTCGATGTGGTACGATGGATGGATAGAGTTCATGGAAGAGAATAGTCCTTTAAACAAGAATGCAAAAGTATATATTTCCCTTGGTAAGGCAGAGGAAAAAAGCCGCAATCAGCGTATGGCTAAAGTTGGAGACTGCACAAGAAAAGCTTTTAATATTCTCAGGGATGAACTTCAAGCCCAAGAAAATTTGATTTTACAGTGGAATAATGGGGGACATTTTACTGAAATACCCAAAAGGTTTCAAAGTGCTTTAATATGGTTAATGAAGTAA
- a CDS encoding glucosyltransferase domain-containing protein gives MFGAGDVMSFTVSVNKQIEDFKKFISKYKIPIIYSFIFSLICFGFMLTNHSLTIDEETWINGNNLGGIKLWLMQGRFGIFLLDKIISPSGTYVPFLWDFLSILIWHFSGVCFLYCISTIYPKFSKFSFFTFCAYFSSLPLVVGELLSYSMFNLQQSLGMLFMAISTFFIYNYFNTNKKKHIVASSIFLFTATSIYQSFSVIYIIVIVSYALIYILKSDCVNIKKIITKIIKSILAFWAGVSLYYIINKFITTYIAPDSGNYLSGYIGWDKGKSNIHVLLTTFHYIEKILLGDSAVYGGRVLLVITVLFSMYSIFSFINAKKAYNKFMICILSIMLLVCPFILSIILGTSGIDGRTYVSLPLAGAIELFLIINETSKIKIARQVVIIAVICILFLNSMYMNRLFYDSFVVYQYDTNIGNEIIHDIGTYGYDYKNTPIVFIGMHDINRKIISSSGSTGGSFFSWDDGNNVRITNFLKSKGYSVIMPATDQIKAAYNSSKGLQNWPNRNSIKKIQNCIIVKLSDPSQTWMSVNGVK, from the coding sequence ATGTTTGGGGCAGGTGATGTTATGTCTTTTACAGTATCAGTAAATAAGCAAATTGAAGATTTCAAAAAATTTATTTCAAAATATAAGATTCCCATAATATATTCTTTTATATTCAGTTTAATTTGTTTTGGTTTTATGCTGACCAATCATTCCTTAACTATAGATGAAGAAACTTGGATTAACGGCAACAACTTAGGTGGAATTAAATTATGGTTAATGCAGGGAAGGTTCGGAATATTTCTACTGGATAAAATCATTTCTCCAAGTGGAACCTATGTGCCTTTTTTATGGGATTTCTTATCAATTTTAATATGGCACTTTTCCGGAGTTTGCTTTTTATATTGTATATCAACTATTTATCCAAAATTCAGTAAATTTTCTTTCTTTACATTCTGTGCATATTTTTCTTCCTTACCACTTGTTGTAGGTGAACTTCTTTCCTATTCCATGTTCAATTTACAACAATCACTAGGGATGTTATTCATGGCAATCTCAACTTTCTTCATATATAACTACTTTAATACCAATAAGAAAAAACATATTGTAGCTAGTTCAATATTTTTATTTACAGCTACATCTATTTATCAGTCATTTTCAGTTATATACATAATAGTAATTGTATCCTATGCACTGATTTACATACTAAAATCGGATTGTGTTAACATTAAAAAAATTATAACAAAAATCATAAAATCCATACTAGCATTTTGGGCTGGAGTTTCACTATATTACATAATTAACAAATTCATAACCACTTACATAGCTCCTGATTCTGGTAACTATCTCTCAGGTTACATAGGCTGGGATAAAGGCAAAAGCAATATTCACGTTCTTCTAACTACTTTTCACTACATAGAAAAAATACTTCTTGGAGATTCAGCCGTTTATGGTGGAAGAGTACTTTTAGTGATAACTGTTTTATTTTCTATGTATTCAATTTTTTCCTTTATAAATGCAAAAAAGGCTTATAATAAATTCATGATTTGTATTCTATCAATTATGCTTTTAGTATGTCCTTTTATCTTATCCATCATACTTGGAACTTCAGGCATAGATGGTCGTACCTATGTTTCACTTCCCTTAGCTGGAGCAATTGAACTCTTTTTAATTATTAATGAAACCTCAAAAATTAAAATTGCAAGGCAAGTAGTTATAATAGCTGTTATTTGCATTTTATTCCTAAATTCAATGTACATGAACAGACTTTTTTATGACAGTTTTGTTGTATATCAATATGATACAAATATAGGGAATGAAATCATACACGACATAGGAACTTACGGATATGATTATAAAAACACTCCTATTGTATTTATAGGTATGCACGATATAAACAGAAAAATCATTTCAAGTTCTGGCTCTACAGGCGGCTCATTTTTTAGCTGGGATGATGGCAATAATGTCAGAATAACAAACTTTCTAAAATCTAAAGGTTACAGCGTTATTATGCCTGCAACCGATCAAATTAAAGCTGCTTACAATTCCTCAAAAGGCCTTCAAAATTGGCCAAATAGAAACAGTATTAAAAAGATACAAAACTGCATAATAGTAAAATTATCTGATCCATCACAAACCTGGATGTCCGTGAACGGCGTGAAGTAA
- a CDS encoding glycosyltransferase family 4 protein, protein MKILITTDAYYPMTNGVVISTSNLYRQLKYLGHDVKILTLSSSGKEYIEGDVFYLSSYSTNVYPNSRIMKPIKNKLVGELIKWSPDIIHSQTEFSTMILAKYIRRKLNIPQVHTYHTMYEDYMHYFLCGKALKRTVLPKLTGALLNTFEAVIAPTEKVKLKLESYNVSTNIKVIPTGIDMTKFNRQLPKSEKEKLLSKYGLCSNDIVMLYVGRIAEEKNIEEVLKLYRKSLKYVSNIKLLIVGGGPFLGRLKTLVKESNIKEYVKFTGMIESEEIYKYYKLGDIFVTASQSETQGITYIEALASGLPTICRWDLCVKDLIINGKTGFTYKNEDEFISALLSVIRSEKLRNNIMKNLSYKLREYSVEHFADRVLETYNEVLGRNAVQYFAHGA, encoded by the coding sequence ATGAAAATACTAATTACTACTGATGCGTATTATCCAATGACAAATGGAGTGGTAATTTCTACTTCTAATTTATACAGGCAGTTAAAATATTTAGGCCATGACGTGAAAATATTAACCTTATCATCAAGTGGAAAGGAATATATAGAAGGCGATGTTTTTTATTTAAGTTCTTATAGTACAAATGTTTATCCCAATTCTAGAATTATGAAACCTATTAAAAATAAATTAGTAGGTGAACTAATAAAATGGAGCCCGGATATAATACATTCTCAAACTGAATTCTCAACGATGATTTTGGCTAAGTATATAAGAAGAAAACTAAATATACCTCAGGTGCACACTTATCATACAATGTACGAAGATTATATGCACTATTTTTTATGCGGTAAGGCTTTAAAAAGGACAGTTCTTCCCAAATTAACAGGAGCACTTTTAAATACTTTTGAAGCTGTTATAGCACCAACAGAAAAAGTAAAATTAAAATTAGAAAGCTACAATGTTTCTACCAATATAAAAGTAATTCCAACAGGAATAGATATGACAAAATTTAATAGGCAGCTACCTAAAAGTGAAAAGGAAAAACTTCTATCAAAATATGGACTTTGCAGCAATGATATTGTAATGCTTTATGTTGGAAGGATTGCTGAAGAAAAGAATATTGAAGAAGTTTTAAAATTATATAGAAAGTCTCTAAAATATGTAAGTAATATAAAACTACTTATAGTTGGTGGAGGACCTTTTTTAGGAAGATTAAAAACCCTAGTAAAGGAAAGCAATATTAAAGAGTATGTGAAATTTACAGGTATGATTGAGTCTGAAGAAATTTATAAATATTATAAGCTTGGAGATATTTTTGTAACAGCATCTCAAAGTGAAACTCAAGGAATAACTTATATAGAAGCACTTGCAAGTGGCTTGCCAACGATATGCAGGTGGGATCTTTGCGTAAAAGATTTAATAATAAATGGGAAAACGGGATTCACTTATAAAAATGAAGATGAATTTATAAGTGCGTTACTCAGCGTTATAAGAAGTGAAAAATTAAGAAATAATATAATGAAAAATTTATCGTATAAACTTAGAGAGTACTCTGTAGAGCATTTTGCGGACAGAGTTCTTGAAACTTACAATGAAGTTTTAGGTAGAAACGCTGTCCAATATTTTGCACACGGAGCGTAG